In a single window of the Diospyros lotus cultivar Yz01 chromosome 10, ASM1463336v1, whole genome shotgun sequence genome:
- the LOC127811699 gene encoding PHD finger protein ING1 isoform X1 has translation MSSFLEDFQANLESLPNILQKKYALLRDLDKSLRVEIQRENDQRCEQEVQEMKREIKSGNILADASNIRFSDEALDEQKHAIRIADEKVALAVQAYDLVDTHIQQLDQYLKKFDEELRRERETVAAAGSTAQNLDGNVKSGRGSEGGRGGRKKTRLATAAGTSAANPTSMDLDLPVDPNEPTYCFCNQVSYGEMVACDNPDCKIEWFHYGCVGLKDQPKGKWYCSECAGTQKRRRGK, from the exons ATGTCTTCGTTTCTCGAGGATTTTCAAGCCA ATTTGGAATCACTGCCGAATATACTTCAAAAGAAGTACGCTTTGTTGCGTGACTTGGACAAAAGTTTACGAG TAGAGATCCAACGGGAGAATGACCAACGTTGTGAGCAGGAAGTACAGGAAATGAAGCGGGAAATCAAGTCTGGTAACATTTTGGCAGATGCTTCAAATATCAGGTTCTCAGATGAGGCACTTGATGAGCAAAAGCATGCTATCAGAATTGCTGATGAGAAGGTTGCATTGGCCGTTCAAGCTTATGATTTG GTAGATACTCATATTCAGCAACTTGATCAGTATCTGAAGAAATTTGATGAAGAGCTTCGGCGTG AAAGAGAGACTGTTGCTGCAGCTGGGTCAACTGCTCAAAACCTTGATGGCAATGTTAAATCTGGGAGGGGCAGTGAGGGTGGCAGAGGAGGGCGTAAGAA GACTCGCCTAGCTACAGCAGCAGGAACTTCGGCTGCAAATCCAACAAGCATGGATTTGGATCTACCAGTGGATCCCAATGAACCCACATACTGTTTCTGCAATCAAGTCAGCTACGGGGAGATGGTCGCATGTGACAATCCCGAT TGCAAGATAGAATGGTTCCATTATGGCTGTGTCGGTCTGAAGGATCAGCCGAAGGGAAAATGGTACTGTTCAGAATGTGCTGGGACACAAAAGCGTAGGAGAGGCAAATGA
- the LOC127811699 gene encoding PHD finger protein ING1 isoform X2, whose amino-acid sequence MSSFLEDFQANLESLPNILQKKYALLRDLDKSLREIQRENDQRCEQEVQEMKREIKSGNILADASNIRFSDEALDEQKHAIRIADEKVALAVQAYDLVDTHIQQLDQYLKKFDEELRRERETVAAAGSTAQNLDGNVKSGRGSEGGRGGRKKTRLATAAGTSAANPTSMDLDLPVDPNEPTYCFCNQVSYGEMVACDNPDCKIEWFHYGCVGLKDQPKGKWYCSECAGTQKRRRGK is encoded by the exons ATGTCTTCGTTTCTCGAGGATTTTCAAGCCA ATTTGGAATCACTGCCGAATATACTTCAAAAGAAGTACGCTTTGTTGCGTGACTTGGACAAAAGTTTACGAG AGATCCAACGGGAGAATGACCAACGTTGTGAGCAGGAAGTACAGGAAATGAAGCGGGAAATCAAGTCTGGTAACATTTTGGCAGATGCTTCAAATATCAGGTTCTCAGATGAGGCACTTGATGAGCAAAAGCATGCTATCAGAATTGCTGATGAGAAGGTTGCATTGGCCGTTCAAGCTTATGATTTG GTAGATACTCATATTCAGCAACTTGATCAGTATCTGAAGAAATTTGATGAAGAGCTTCGGCGTG AAAGAGAGACTGTTGCTGCAGCTGGGTCAACTGCTCAAAACCTTGATGGCAATGTTAAATCTGGGAGGGGCAGTGAGGGTGGCAGAGGAGGGCGTAAGAA GACTCGCCTAGCTACAGCAGCAGGAACTTCGGCTGCAAATCCAACAAGCATGGATTTGGATCTACCAGTGGATCCCAATGAACCCACATACTGTTTCTGCAATCAAGTCAGCTACGGGGAGATGGTCGCATGTGACAATCCCGAT TGCAAGATAGAATGGTTCCATTATGGCTGTGTCGGTCTGAAGGATCAGCCGAAGGGAAAATGGTACTGTTCAGAATGTGCTGGGACACAAAAGCGTAGGAGAGGCAAATGA